Part of the Venturia canescens isolate UGA chromosome 2, ASM1945775v1, whole genome shotgun sequence genome is shown below.
gatatgaaaagtcgtgaaTTTTAGAGGTCATTTATAgacagaaggagagagagagagaaagaacttGTTCATTTGTTTTCAATCTTTGTTCTCATTCGTATTTGTGAATTCACGTTTTTCGGAGTATCAgtggtgaaaattttttcataaacgtgtTCAACTCCAAATTATGCGTTcagtattttaaaaaaattcagtctAGCTGTGTCGATTTATTAGTTTAATCAAGATACACGGTAGCAGCTTCTTTTTTACTGAGTAACTACATTCATCGTAATCCTTATTTCGGTAAGTAATCAACaagaaaacgaaacaaaatgtacagattcgttttttttttcaaaaaaggatACAAATTACAAACTTGGttgtttccatattttttttttgaaaatcaagaaGCACGGCTGTAATTCGACGTGAACTTttgtcatatatatatatatttttattaattttccgaATCGATTTATATAGATTATATTACGCTTACACATGGCGTTTTCGATCCGGTTTAGTTACTTCGGGTGTTCACTGTTGATATGCATTATTAGCACCGGctttaaaaatcgatttttactaTGCCTGTTCAACCATATCTATATCCAATGCACGTGCAGGATGCGCGCGCGCTCTTTCCTATGCATGTTTCctgaatttttcttcagaaagttatttgagaatgaaaaaattcaattccgaGATCGCAAAAATTCggtaataacaaaaaaaatatacagttgacatggaaataaaagaattggGAACAGATTCTTAATGGAAAGGTGTCCGCGTaacgaaaattccatttcTATTCGGCCGGTGACTGTCCTAAAACGCCTAAGGCCTgttacacacggtcaataatattgcgcaatatattgcacaatattattgaacgtgtagatgtagtattgCGCAATCGATGACTACGTTTACACGGCCCTCTTATTCTGGTTTTGTATATACAGacgggtatatttatatatatatatcgacaGATATGCATTTtgcatatctatattgatATAACTAAACCGGAATAAGAGGGCCGTGTTAACGTAGtcattgaacagaagtttgagcgATCTTTAATTTATGGCGCACtcacaccatacaaacttattgtgcaatattatcgATCATGTGTAGCGAGCCTAAAACGAATCCGATCGTGTTCGTCCCCACCATACCATCGTATAACCTCGTTCGGTGTTTATGACCATGTGCATTGACTCGGTGTATTGGTAGAGTCACTGACAGACTTTGACGAGGCCAACATGAGAGGACAGATCACTTTTCTGTCTTTATATGGTGACAGTCCAATATCTTGAGTGTATTTGTGGAAAAACCAATTGAAATAACCAAACAATGGTTCGTGTGATAAAGCAAGAGACTTATGATGATGTTGTGCGCGAAAATATCGAGGATTTCGCGATGTCAGCTGAGGAAGTGATCGAGGATGCAATCAAACAATTCGAAGTACAAGTATTGTTGAACTTCCACTTATTGAAACACAAGAATTTTCCATTACTTCGTAAAAAGTCaggaattttcaaacaaaaagaTCTCAtgctgtcattttttttctatcatggGCGTAGATGTGACCAATATCATAAAAGACCTGGCTCTGACCGATGTCGAAAACGTTACTGTAATATGTTTGGAAATCAAAACAGCTTTGGAAAATGATAACTACGAGGACCTCATTCAAGTGCTCGAAAGGCTTCAAACTGAGCTTGACAAAGATATTGCCCGTCGAGTCTACGCAGGCAAAGAAGGAGCGTATCAAACTCCTATTCAACTTTTGAAGAAAAGCCTCGACGATACAGCTCTCCTGGAAGTTACTCTCAAAACTCTCACTTCCTTCATGACTGGCAATCCTGATCTTCTTGACAGTGATGGCATTGAATTGCAAATGAAGTAAGGAATCATCATGCTTTCtgtatttttccatattcttCTGATCATGCATCTTTCAATCAATCCATTCTGGTCTATCAAAATGTTATGGAAGAAGACTTCTGGGATAAGATTCTTTTTCTAGATTTTACAATTCATTTTTGGATGATGTTTAAGCatctcttattttatttattactgACGTGTATATACATAAGAGTATTTATTTGTTTGGAATTATCAAGATGGTCTATAAGTTATAATACTTTTGATGGATGAAGCTATCTCTGATTTTCAATCAAACAATTCTAAAAATTCCCATGAAGAACACGggaattaatgaataaaagataaaaattggaaaatcttATTATCTATAGTTTCgaatgtaaaagaaaaaaacattgactGTCATTTTTTAATCCGCAATGATGTGTCACAATCAGGTAAACATTGCGTAGTGTTAATAATGGAATGTACCTGTTAAATTTCAAGGGATTATGTGTAATTTTGACTTCAGAGCTTCATTTTCAGGCAACAAAAATGCTTTGGAAAAAAAGCGTTGAAATGTCGAAAGAATGTTTAACGAAAGGAAGTTCTTATTCACTTTGATCTGCAGTGCTAGTGGTCTCGTTTTTGTGATCCCAAATTTTTTATACTACTTGATAGTTCTTTCAacttctattttttcttctttctacTTTTTCTCCTGATCTAGCAAACAATCATGTTGTACCGTATAATAAGAAAATTACATGCCCTTTGGAAAATCCTTGACAGATGGAGACAAGAATAACTCGAACCATCCTCGTACAAAttcaattattaaattttcacTCATTATGTATATACTGTACAAATTGGTGTGTTAATATTGTAATTTGGTTTTGgttatctttgaaaaatacatcatcgagtcaatctgtgtttcatagtaaatttatgatatcgcatgatgaCAAACTGCAGTCAAAGAAATTTCTGGAGATTATCGCTGAATcgatataatattttattcctgGTATTTCAAACGTCAAGTGAATATTATTACACAAGCTCATGTTTCAATCATAAAATTCGATCAAAGACCACCCACAAGACTTGAGTGAAATCTTTCAACGTCTAATGGGTGAgtcaatattcaattttacagttttttttttcaaatgtaaaACTAGCGAAATCGTTAACGAACCTAGCTCTTTTCAGCAACTTTCCTGGTATATGATAACGTTATCGAATAAcgctgttttttcattaattcataaaaagttgatttttgTATTGTTTGTATGTGATGGCAAAGTTGCATTATCAGTACTTAATAATAAGAActttatcaatgaaaaaaattttagaagGAATGGGACAGGAATTCGCCAATTCAATATCTGGGGTTTTTTTTTGACTCCTTCAAGAGGTTCAAGTGAATAATCTACTATAATTAAAGTATAAAAAACCTAAATTCACACTTGCTGGATTTCactaaacacaaatttttcttttaaggGTGGCAGTACACATGGCGGAATTATTGTGTTGTTATGGTGAGATCGATTATCGAGTTCGACCTCTCATATTCACAATACGACATTGGGCTCAACACGTTGGAATCACGAATCCCGCACTCGGTCGTTGGATCACAAATATTTCTATTACTTTCCTCGTACTGTTTTATCTCCAACTAAAACGTATTCTAcccttttctaatgaatttgaGCGTCCTCCAAGTTAGTCCATTCATTTCAACGTAAGGCACGACGAGTATGGGTGATGATTTGAACCCAGATGAATGATCAAG
Proteins encoded:
- the LOC122406217 gene encoding speckle targeted PIP5K1A-regulated poly(A) polymerase-like, whose protein sequence is MGVDVTNIIKDLALTDVENVTVICLEIKTALENDNYEDLIQVLERLQTELDKDIARRVYAGKEGAYQTPIQLLKKSLDDTALLEVTLKTLTSFMTGNPDLLDSDGIELQMKVAVHMAELLCCYGEIDYRVRPLIFTIRHWAQHVGITNPALGRWITNISITFLVLFYLQLKRILPFSNEFERPPS